In a genomic window of Thermoproteus tenax Kra 1:
- a CDS encoding electron transfer flavoprotein subunit beta/FixA family protein, producing the protein MKFVVLTKAAVPLSTAIKIDPRTGTLVREGVPLSTNQWDRDAVEFALKLRDKYGGEVIAISMAPPSGIPALESLIGMGVDKAILATDRVFAGADTWATSYVLAETIKKYVPDYTLILAGEETIDSTTAHVGAQVASHLNIPYVYYVYDAEIAGNKVRVRRFLEDEGVDEFYEMELPALISVAKGTQMPREVSLLRKLNARSNIIQATNKELGLDVECVGLKGSPTFVAAQTGATFPPRKKKIFQGEPREAVKMLVEELKKEGLL; encoded by the coding sequence GAACAGGCACCCTCGTCAGAGAGGGCGTCCCGCTGTCAACAAATCAGTGGGATCGCGATGCCGTGGAGTTCGCGCTTAAATTGAGAGACAAATACGGAGGGGAGGTAATAGCCATTTCGATGGCGCCGCCATCTGGAATACCTGCTCTTGAGAGCCTTATCGGCATGGGCGTAGACAAGGCTATTCTGGCCACCGACCGCGTCTTCGCAGGCGCCGATACCTGGGCCACATCGTACGTTTTGGCTGAGACCATCAAGAAGTACGTGCCCGACTATACGTTGATCTTGGCAGGCGAAGAGACAATAGATAGTACGACGGCACACGTCGGCGCCCAAGTCGCTTCACACCTCAACATACCCTATGTATATTATGTCTATGATGCAGAAATCGCGGGGAATAAAGTCAGAGTCAGGAGGTTTTTAGAGGACGAAGGCGTCGATGAGTTCTACGAGATGGAGTTGCCTGCGCTCATATCTGTGGCAAAGGGCACACAGATGCCGAGGGAGGTGAGCTTGTTGAGGAAATTAAACGCGAGATCTAATATAATCCAAGCCACAAACAAGGAGTTGGGTCTCGACGTCGAGTGTGTGGGGCTGAAGGGCTCGCCAACCTTCGTCGCAGCCCAGACCGGCGCGACGTTTCCGCCCCGGAAAAAGAAAATATTCCAAGGAGAACCCCGCGAGGCCGTAAAGATGCTCGTAGAAGAGCTAAAGAAGGAGGGCTTGCTATGA